The following proteins come from a genomic window of Longimicrobium sp.:
- a CDS encoding nuclease A inhibitor family protein, whose product MAQTDPDELKRELEAAAAGLTYGSEADRPFSFFFLPGAGDEPPGVEEFARLLCEPNGSPAEERSLDHFFAGHTETSDPWDAQAQVIRPRYEALRELLRMRLRGATVYRLGKIEVRCYVVGGDGNGNLAGLETVAVET is encoded by the coding sequence ATGGCCCAGACCGATCCCGATGAACTGAAGCGTGAGTTGGAGGCCGCCGCGGCGGGGCTCACGTACGGCAGCGAAGCCGATCGCCCCTTCTCGTTCTTCTTTCTCCCCGGCGCTGGCGACGAGCCGCCCGGCGTGGAGGAATTCGCGCGGCTCCTCTGCGAGCCGAACGGTTCGCCGGCCGAGGAGCGCTCGCTGGACCACTTCTTCGCCGGCCACACGGAAACCAGCGATCCGTGGGACGCCCAGGCGCAGGTCATCCGCCCGCGCTATGAGGCGCTGCGCGAGCTGCTCCGCATGCGGCTGCGCGGCGCCACGGTGTACCGGCTGGGAAAGATCGAGGTTCGCTGCTACGTCGTGGGGGGAGACGGGAACGGGAACCTGGCCGGGCTGGAAACGGTGGCGGTCGAGACCTGA